The genomic stretch AGAAAGACATCGCTTTGACAAATTTCTGGCAGAGAGAGCAGCTAAAGCAGGAGCAGAGATCAGATTAAAGACTGCAGCTACAGGAGTGATAAAAGAAGGTAGGGAGATCAAAGGCATCGTTGGTACTAGCTTTGGAGAACCTTTCAAGGCCACCGCGGGTTGTGTGGTAGGAGCTGATGGTTTTGAATCTCAAGTAGGAAGGTGGGCGGGTCTAAATACTGTTGTCCAGATGGGTGACATCACCTCTTGCTTCCAATATAGATTGACTGGTCTAAAGACTGAGCCAGATTTCTGTGAATTTGTATTGGGTTCAGTGGCACCAGGGGGTTATGCGTGGATCTTTCCTAAGGGGGGAGATACGGCAAACGTGGGAATGGGAGTGTTAGGCTCAAAATTGAAGAGGCCCGGCGACGTCAAAATGTATATCGATAAATGGATTAAATCTGACCCCAGACTCTCTTGTGGGCAACCTCTAGAGGCAGTGGGAGCAGCAGTTTCTGTTTCGCCACCAGTAGAAAAGAGTGTGGCTGATGGTATATTGTTAGTGGGGGATGCGGCGAGAGTCATTGACCCAATAACTGGGGGAGGTATTGCTAATGGTTGTATTATGGGTAAAATTGCAGGGGAGGTCCTTGGGGAATGCGCTCAAGCTGGTGATTTTTCTGAAGCAGCCCTGAACAAATATGAGAAGTTATGGCGTGATGAGCTGGAAAAC from Methanomassiliicoccales archaeon encodes the following:
- a CDS encoding NAD(P)/FAD-dependent oxidoreductase translates to ERHRFDKFLAERAAKAGAEIRLKTAATGVIKEGREIKGIVGTSFGEPFKATAGCVVGADGFESQVGRWAGLNTVVQMGDITSCFQYRLTGLKTEPDFCEFVLGSVAPGGYAWIFPKGGDTANVGMGVLGSKLKRPGDVKMYIDKWIKSDPRLSCGQPLEAVGAAVSVSPPVEKSVADGILLVGDAARVIDPITGGGIANGCIMGKIAGEVLGECAQAGDFSEAALNKYEKLWRDELENKLYRNWMAKEKLTTLSDQQLNDIIETLASCDIREMNVYNILAALKARIPDLVKEFEEFI